Proteins from a single region of Candidatus Rokuibacteriota bacterium:
- a CDS encoding thioredoxin domain-containing protein encodes MLGQVLAEFPGKVRLVFKDFPLDFHEGARPAAEAARCAGQSGRYWEYHDLLFLAQPEFSREELIGYAARLGLDRPAFTACLDSGRFRKAVAADLAEGTALGVRGTPTFFVNGRRLVGAHPIETFREAVQDALEDAGRR; translated from the coding sequence GTGCTGGGCCAGGTCCTCGCGGAGTTCCCGGGCAAGGTCCGCCTCGTCTTCAAGGACTTCCCCCTGGACTTCCACGAGGGCGCCCGTCCCGCCGCCGAGGCGGCACGCTGCGCGGGCCAGTCGGGGCGCTACTGGGAGTACCACGATCTCCTGTTCCTGGCCCAGCCGGAGTTCTCCCGGGAGGAGCTCATCGGCTACGCCGCCCGCCTGGGGCTCGACCGGCCGGCCTTCACGGCCTGCCTGGACAGCGGGCGGTTCAGGAAGGCGGTGGCGGCGGATCTCGCCGAGGGCACGGCGCTCGGCGTGCGCGGGACCCCCACGTTCTTCGTCAATGGCCGGCGGCTGGTGGGCGCGCATCCCATCGAGACCTTCCGGGAAGCCGTTCAGGACGCGCTGGAGGATGCCGGCCGCCGGTAG